The Oryza glaberrima chromosome 5, OglaRS2, whole genome shotgun sequence DNA segment CTCCACCTTCTGTTGAAATCCACTCTATTCGTTTTGTACACCTGCAATGACAAGACATGTAATAAGCTCCTCAAACAACATATCATCAGAGTAAGTTTAAATGTTTAATATTTACCCCGTCACAAAAATAATGCAGTTCTtacatttaaattttgttaaaattaaaaacaattatAGAATACTACTCATCCCTCCAATAGAGAAGAGTCAATAGATGACATTAGAAAGGGAACGTATGCAGATACCATTCTAGATGACGGGCCATCCATTAGAGACGCAATTAATTATGGTGAAACAGAGAAGATCGATGATGATGAAAGCATAAGATTTCAAATTTTCTTTCCATCCTACACAACACTCTCCACCCTTATAACCAATGCTCATTTAATGGGTGacatataaattaatcattTCAGTTATACCTActaatttatcttttaaatGATATATGATCATATTCGTTTCGGGTTGAAGGGAGTAATATAGATATGCTATGGAATCTCATCCAAATAACGCTAAGCATGTATGCCTAACGGTACCAAATATGATACCCTGTAGGTATCAATGATACCCCGTCAGTACTAGCTCCGGGTACCTATTAGTACCGGGCCGATATCCTATTTAGAGATGGCGACGGGGCTGCCCCCACCAGGTAATGCTAACCCACCTGTCCCAAATACCTGAAAATCGAACTTTAGAATCAGAGAACACAACAAGCAATTAATGAAGCGATACACAACACCATACTAAACATGAAGGGATGATGAGTAACCAATTAATCATCACCAACAAAAACTACGTAGAAAAAGCATTGATGCACATAATTCTTTAGCGGGAAGACTAGACGAAGCAATGCAACGCTGTTTGGAGTCGACATAGTGCTAGCATTGCTTGGAGACAGGCGAAGCCATCGAGTACAGGAGGAAGCACCGGTGGCCTGGAGGATGTGAGGATGCATGGTGTGGTGCCCGCGTGTGTCCTACAGGACTCCTTGAGGTGGCGCGGATGTGCCCCAATCCCTTGACCCGGAAGCATAGCTTACTTGTCATGTCAGCCTGGACTTCTAGTGGCAGCTCTGTAGTGCCTGGATTTGGACCGGAGTGGAGGAGAGCATTCTCTCCCCAATTTATTTGTGTGAGAACTAGGGTTGTAGTGTTTGTATCTATATGTATTGTACACGGGGGACATAGCGATTCGGGGACAAGGGTCTAGGGAACGTCCCCAGAACCGATCCATCAAATGGGGGAGTTTTTTCATGTTTAGAGCCTCATGGATCGGGATAGTGGCCCATTTGCAGCCCCTAATAGATGTTTTACCCACCAGGGATTAGGGTTCAGGCCCCATCCCTAATCCCATCAGTAATAGGCTAATACCCCATCATTACCAAGGCTAATACATGTAATACCAAACCTGGTACATGCAGATCTGGTGAGTAGTACTAGGCCTAGCTAATTATTAAGGAGATAACTAGTTGAAACTATTCCTGATAGCGTTTAATGTTTTTTTGGTTATTATAAGTTGATTAGTTTTGATATCTTAAACTGTTATATTTTCGTGCTTCATATAGCTATATCCATGTTCACAATTTCGTAAAACTTACTAATTCCTAATCTTTGATCAATTCAATTTCTTTCACAGCTTCTTATATGCACAGTTCACAAGTCCAAATTATGGGGGCGTTcgtttgttttgtttggttaacCTTGCCATGCCATATTTTAGTCATGCATGTTACAATTTGTTAGATAGGTGTTTGCTTCAATTTAAGCTTGTCagactttaatttttttttacttggctCTATATGTCACATGAACATTTTTGTTGGCTAATAATGTCACAGAACTATTTAATATATAAGTACATGTATTACTCAGGAGGTATATACCTCATAACTAACAATATTGGTATGTGTACCTTATATACTTCCCGAGATTTAGAAAAGCTTTGTCATTGTCAAtcataaatttatcttataatatgtttaatcaatttatttttttagggagGTATATACCTCTCCAAGGATATATAAGAACCTCTATAAGGGTCTTTACTTCCGTGCGGTTAATACGTGCGTAGCGCTCGGTATATTGTAgtttaaataatcataaaattataatatttagaGCATCATTAAAAATAACCTGTGCAACACACGGGTTGACGACTAGTATTACATAatcatattatttaaaatatcaatcAAGGCCCAAATTGTAGGTGCCCCACTTATTTGATGTATTAAATTATTACAACATTTTGGTAACACCGACAAAATATATCACTAATGCTGAGGATCTGAACTCCACGAGCGCGCACACACAAATTAatccacacacacatatatatatgtatagctaaGATGACATAAGATAATTACCAATAGGGTAGGGTTTATTTTTGAAGCTGAATTAAGCTTTTAATGAAGCCTTAAATCTTCGAAATGAACTTAAAAGTTAGGTAGTACTAGCATTATTCcaagtaaataaattttatccaaatttgaAAGTTAATTAGGAGCGAAAAATAACTGATCATAATTAGTTGGGCATGGAATGAAGGGCGAGGTGTATCATTTGGGATAGAAGGCGACGGTAGTCTGCAAGACAGTGGAGATGGCGAGAAGAGTGGAGACGATGAGCGCGAGGATTTTGACAGGGCTGTCCATGTACTTCTTGGCCTCCGCCCAGTAACGATACGCTTTGTTCTGGCTGCAATCCCTGAGCCCCTGCAGCACCTTGCCGATGTGTGTCTTCTCCTCCGTGCCGCTCCGCTGATTACCTCGGCATAGGTTCTTGAAGTACTCGATgatctgcatatatatatatatatgcgcgcgGTAATTAACTGATAACGAATTGAGAATTCAGATACATGTATGTATTCGTGACGAGATTGATCGAatgataagtatatatatactgacCGTTTCATGGCTTCCGAAGTTGTTGAGGAGGACGCCCTGCTCCTGGAGCACGGCGATGTCGTCCGTGGAGCTGACGAGGTTGTACATGAGGAAGGCGTAGGTGGTGAAGTAGTCCCGGGGGTGCTCGTCGTCGTTGCTCGGTGGTGGCGTGCCCTGCTGCTCGTACGCGACGAGGTTCTGCAGCAGCTGCACCGTGCCCTGGTCGACGGTAAGCGCCGGCACCTCCAGAACCGGCGACAAGAGGCCATTCCTGAGCCGCACGTCGAGTATTCCGCCGCGTTTCGTCGGCGCCTTGCTGATCTTGACGCCGAGGCCACGCAGCTGCGCCGCCGACACGATGTTCGCCTTGGccttggcgtcgtcgtcgtcgtcgtcgtccttgtcgtggccctgctgctgctggttggTGGCGCTGCCGTCGCgccggcggaggccgaggaCGGCGCCTTTGTCGTCGTCGACATTGACGAGTTGGGCGTGGGCGAGGTGCAGCAGGTGCAGCAGGTGGTGCACCTCCTCCTGGGCGATGAGCTTGTACAGCTTGTCGCTCTCGCGCGTGGGGAGTTGGAACCAGTCCTTGAGCATGTACCACATCGCCATGACTATCAGCTTGTGCCTCTTCCTCTGCCGCATCATCGTCTTGTCGTCGTCCCtgtcggcgacgcggcgcgTGATCTTGCGCTGGAAGGTCTGCGGCGTGAGGTGGTAGAAGATCTCCTCCAGCACGAAGAAGGGGATCTGGTTCTCCAGCATGCCGAGGTCGATGCGCAGCTGCGCCGGCGCCCACCGCGTCGCGTACAGCTCCTCCTCGTTGTACCCCAGCACGAAGTTGTAGAGGTGCTTGATGATGAAGCACCCGTCGTGTAGCAGCATCGTCACCATCTCCTCATCCTTCATCTCGCGCACGTACTCCTCCTCCGCGTAAAACCTAGAACCTCCACGACGAAATTTCAGTTTCGCTATTCTTGTCGgggatttggattttttttagcaaaatttgGTCTAACTTCAAATAAATCTTGCTAAATTCACaaaataattgaaaattttaaaaattttggtcCAAATAATTTCGTTGGGGGGTTTGGGTGTTGGTAGGTTGGTAGGAGTGTAGACATGAAGTTTTTATCCAAAACAAGGAAGGTAATGCGCGGGCATGTATCGTAGGGCCATATTTCAAACACTATAAGGGTGGGATATAAGCCAGAGAACATTTTTGAAATATAAACTGGAAATAAAGCTCGCACAGATGCGTTGACATCTTATTTGTTGTTCAAGGGAAAGAATGGTAAAATAAATCATACATCACTATATACACGGTAAGGAAATGTAAATTAtctaacaataaaaaaagaaatatatttgcCTAAAATAGATGGTAGATTTTAATATACTACTAAATATGATAAGAATAAGAATATCTctcatatttaaataaaaatcccgTTTTCATGGTCATATATAAACTCCCCTATTGTTATTGTTTCAAAAGCTATAtgcatttttaataaatgaaatgaCATATTCCACTTCTATGTATAAATAGTCTAAACATACCACTTCTATCGGATAATACAATAACACCATTAAAAATAGACATGAATATCTCTCTAACGGATGAAGCCGACTGTAACTACCAGGGCTTTCTTATGTAATGCCCTGAAACATCGGACCTGCATCGACGTAGCCGTGCCCCCAAAGACCAGCCTATAGCATCATTTCAACACTTAATTCACTATCGGCACACTCACAAAGGATTCTATTAGTTAGTATTTCCCTTTAGATACATTGCCTACAGTAGCCTTTCACTGACACCACCTTAAGTTAATCATATATATACCCTTGCAATATTTACGATAGCATAGTAAATACTACACCCTGCATTGAAGGACAGAGAGGGACAAAAAGGAGGAGGTAATGaaaatagttataatttttgCCCCCTACTTATTTCTGTgtagtattatttttaacaaaattgtAGTTTAAAGGCTATTGACAACACATAAGTGCCGGACTGCTGGCGTTGATGATTTTTCTTGATTAGAACTATTTCTTTGATTTtactattgatattttttttatttatcgtTTTTCTCCATAGTATATGACATAggtaattaagtttttttttccagaaagtGTGATGATCGTACGAAGTACACGTACGTACGTTATTCTTTTTCGGGATGGAGATCAGCAGCGTGGGAGTTTTGATAtatctaatctaacggtttaaaataacaggtccaccaatttaacTGAAAATTGAAAGttggatgtttttcttttttctctgattttttaggatttctctaatttattagagtgacaCGTGGCGACGTAGAAGcgttgtaggaagtttaatggatttttagtatataatagattttgaaCCATGTACATTATCAGTCAAAAGCGGATATAAGATATATTATATGAATTCATTTTGGGACTAAGAAGGTACTGTATATATATGCCTGTGTGTTAACTCCgacgggaaaaaaaatataagactaGTTCATACTCTTTCAACAATTGAGCTATAAAATTAGTACCCCTACTGTTTTTACCTGACGATTAATTTGGAGATCTCTATACAGTTTCAACTGCACATATTGATCATTACGttttagaaatatatttaaaagttaTTAAAATTATAGCTTCATAAAAGTACTTGTCATAATGAATTTATTAACATCATTTTGCATAAAGTCTTGATTTTTATACattaatgatttaaaattttgatgtttcaCGCACAAGTTCTTGAACACCGAAAACCCGTTTTTCATTTTCTAGTTTGGTTACCACAAGTCATGTGTGCAATACCTATACTAATTCGGTACTCAAAATGAGCAAAGCTACTGAAAAGTAAGGAATGGATTCTAATCCTGGGATGCCCCcttgtgtttctttttcttccgaAACCTAtgtaaatagttataaaaaaattaatacaaaTTGAATACTGATATATTGAACT contains these protein-coding regions:
- the LOC127773355 gene encoding UPF0481 protein At3g47200-like, whose translation is MQHAAYNKIHIMRNGDDDTTTEMIFLDEAGQQRLPEVRVNIIHDDNGGGDLSPPSLSFRWKTKKYRLWRVPEQVRAINKEEAYAPKFVSVGPYHRRHAGAGDRNRLRGEKLKKRYLHELLRDVEPDDHKHGGILQRCKSSLQEIVDDVRWFYAEEEYVREMKDEEMVTMLLHDGCFIIKHLYNFVLGYNEEELYATRWAPAQLRIDLGMLENQIPFFVLEEIFYHLTPQTFQRKITRRVADRDDDKTMMRQRKRHKLIVMAMWYMLKDWFQLPTRESDKLYKLIAQEEVHHLLHLLHLAHAQLVNVDDDKGAVLGLRRRDGSATNQQQQGHDKDDDDDDDAKAKANIVSAAQLRGLGVKISKAPTKRGGILDVRLRNGLLSPVLEVPALTVDQGTVQLLQNLVAYEQQGTPPPSNDDEHPRDYFTTYAFLMYNLVSSTDDIAVLQEQGVLLNNFGSHETIIEYFKNLCRGNQRSGTEEKTHIGKVLQGLRDCSQNKAYRYWAEAKKYMDSPVKILALIVSTLLAISTVLQTTVAFYPK